The DNA region CACCCAATGCCAAAGAAGTGATTGCCTTTGTCGATGAAAGAAAATtggcaaagaaaaagaaatttaAGTGTCATGTACCTTTAGAAAGAGTGGAAGGGTTGATGttgcaaaataaatgaaaacaacaTTTATGAAGTGGAGCAACAAACTAAATTAACAACGTTGGTTTCTTTTCACATAACTGCACTACTGCAAATGTCTGTTTTATGGGAAAATGTTATGTACTCAAATATGTTCTTATTTTGTAAAGAGTCAGGTCAATAGGTTTAATTTTGTCAATAGTGATCAGTAAGATCTTGATTTATACAGCATCTATGTGAAATGCACTGGTAGTTAATATTTGATCGAGTAAGTCTCCACTGACCACCACAAGAACAAAGTTATCCCTGTCTGAACTGTCAGAAAAGATGTGCTTTCTTCACAAATTTTGCCTTCTTGATGTGTTTGTATGTCTTgcaatatttgattttaaaatatgtaatttaCAATGAAAATGAATTGTTTGTGCTTTTTAATGTTGATTTTAAGGTATGCTGATAAGAAACTATGTATGCATTTAGGCCGTCTAAAAATAGAATGCTTTTCATACTCAAAGTTGCTGTGCAAACAAAACACGATTTGGGAGGTGATGGTTGTTCCCTATCTCAAAGCCAATATAAATAATACCTGTGGTGTCAACACATGCAACCACTGCCTTTCACTCTTTTTTATGGAAATCATTGGGAATTTAACAGATACACTACTGCAGCAGAATCTGTGCACATTACATCGGGCTTCCCATCAGGATGCCATAACAAAACTCAACCTAATTTGGGGAGTTGGGGAAAGTGAAAAATAACTGAATCTCTAGTATATACCCTGTGGTTAAAGAGCACTACAACAGTATTGTACGGACATGTCAGCTGACTTGCTGAGACCTAACTTTACTCTACGACACCTTGATTGGCTTGAGTTGTCGCTTGAGTTGTTGCATGTAAAACGAAACATTATGGAGTAAAGACATTTTTGAGACTGAAAATGTTTTATTTGGCCTTCAGCAGTCACACCTACACTTTTACCATATACTTTGCTTATTTTGATTTAACTTGATGGTATGTAACCTCAGTTGCTAAACAACCCTCAGTGGAACCTCAAGTGTTATTTGTGATCCAATTCAAAAGCCAACTTCCTCCAAATACAAAATGTTGCTGACTACAAAGAAAAATCATACAAAAGCTTTTATCAACTCCCCAGATTGATTTACCGCAAGAAATAGCAGTATTGGCCATTCTGCTCcattattcagtgagatcatgtctgatctgataaccctcaattccattttcctgcctttccccccaaATCCTTGATTCCTTCCTGATCTTCCTTTGACACCTTCAATTTTTCAGAAGTTTAACTTATCTAGAACTTCCAAGACTGAGACACTTGGACACACAGTACCAACATCAGTCCTTGTTAATTGTTCTTGCTTCTGCGCCACAGAAAATTGTTTTCTGGATCCTTGTTTGAGTCTACAAACTGCTCAATAAGCTCAAACAACCCTGTTCTGTTCTAATGAGCCAATATCTCTGACAGCTCCATTTCAATGAAATTGAAAAAGCTTCCTATCACCCATTCGGGCCAGGATTAAAGATGATTCTCATTTTCCTAAATACTTGGAATCGATTTaattgattttaaacaaacaagtTCTGACAGATGTTCGGATTCGTTTGAGAAGTTTAGCAGAATTGTTTTTCTCAGATGGGGCAATGAAACTTCTTTAGATTGTTTCCACTATTGGAGGTCTACCTCCAGTTCTTTTGTTTTAGCACATTATAATGATCTTCTGAACTAGTTTTATTTCATTATATCCATCCCTTCAAACAAACCAATTCTTCCCATAAGTAAATTCATCCATCTCCAGCACATTCTAGGTGATATGTTTCCTTAAATTCCATTAAAATGTCCTACCTCTTTccttaaatctactccccctagtTGCTGAAGCCatccaccaaggggaaaagtttcttcctatctagACCCTAAGTGTCTTATCTGTACACTCCAAACAGGTCCTCacccagccttctctgctctaaggaaaataccCTCAGCCGATCTAATCATTCTCATAGCTGAAACTCaccaacatgcaccaccctgggtTAGTATtcccttctgcaccctttctagtgcCATCACATTCTTCTAATAATGTGACGACCAGATCcactactccagctgtggcccaactaatgccttgtacagttccATCATGATCTCCTGGCTGTCATGTTCAATGCCTTAACTTTTAAGGGCAAGTATTTCATATGCCGCCTTAACCATATCATCCACATGTCCTGTTGCCTTCAAGAATCTATGAACACACATACCTTTCTCTGATCTTCAGTACATTCTAAGTTCTTGCGATTCATCATGTACTCCCTTGCCTGTTGATCCTCCTGAAATGTATCATCTCGATCTTttcaggattgaactccatctgccaatgttCTGCTCATCTGACCAACTCATCTTTATTGCCCTGTAGTCTAAAACTTTCCTCCTTGCCATATATTAGTGTGGGTTCTGAATTTCTATTGGGCCTGATTTATTGAGGTTGCATTGTGTTTATTTTGTGGGCATAGTTTTAGAAAATTAGGAGGATACTTGGATCCAGTATCTGTTTATACCCAAAGAAGAAACtcaaaccagatttttttttaatccaatgtTTTCCCTGGTAACATTTTCACAACGTCTTCAATTTCCGCAACACCCTTTGCTTAACTTAAACTATGTTCAAATCAAGATATTACTGAATGGAGATCATAACTACTTGTACTTTTAAATCTGTCTCAAGCAATGCTGCAAATTAGGTAATCTTGCATGATTATTTTATAACTGTgctcaaaaccttttttaaaaagtgaccgGATGAAGATTGAAGTTGACTGAACTGCTTTCTTCATTTTATAATataacgttgactctcctgcttcttggatgctgcctgatctgatgcacttttccagcaacacattttcagcaatttgtaaataacatttgtcttttttcaggttcattagctgctgcttaagtgtgttggtaggtttgtgggctaccatgatgtggAGAGGTTTGAGTTGTCTGGACATCCATTTcacagatgtctttgatgtaaggtaatgtggctagtgTTTCTGCgcatgtgtctgcttgtttgactTTGTTGAGAAATCAGCGGACAGGGTTTATTGAGtacccgttcttcttgaatatgctgtataaGTATTTAtcttctgctcttcatagttcctggGTGGTGCAATGTgtagtggctcgttgaaatagtgtcctgatgcagatttgtttgggaTGATTTGCTTCTGCATTAGGTACTAGGGGCTGtgtatgttgttttcctgtagacgttaGTCTGAAGTTCCCTATTGACTATTCGCTCTcctgacatctaggaatggcactttgttgttctcttttgtgaattttatgccagtaaggatattgttgatggtgttgtaggtttcctctaatctGTTTCATtatgtgatgacaaaggtgtcatcactgTGGCGGACCCAAAATTTGGGTTGGAGTGTTGGGAGgactgtttgttcaagtctctgcattattgcttctgctaGGAACCTTGATATTGGTGGTCTCATGGGTGTTCAGTTGATTTGTTTGTTTGgcttgttattgaatgtgaagtagGTGATAAGATATGGGTCCACAagcttgacagtgttatctttttgcagatgaagttggtgctgtttggtgtttgtCTTTGGTTTTTCTcgtagtgtagtcagtgtttctttggccacgttgatgttcatggatgtgaacagggctggatgtcaaaggacagtattatttcatcctcttctacctTGTGTatttggtgttcaggaattcttgggtggagtgaatggagtggcgtGAATCTTCTACTCAGTGTTTTAGTCTTCACTGGAGttctttgactagtctgtatactggtgttccaggtagtgagactgtgggcctgaggggggctcctggtttgaagaggagaacaacaaagtgccattcctagatgtcacagtagagcgaacagttaaggggaacttcaaactagcgtctacaggaaacaatacacacggaccaaatacttaactacagaagcaatcatcccaacacccacaaacaaagctgcatcaggagaTTAATTCAACAAGCCACCAtacattgcagcacagaggaactgcgATGGACAGAAGAGAAATACGTATACGTACTCGAGAAGAATGGGTAGCAATAAACCCAGTGCGCCAATTTCTCATTGATGCttccaagctgaccctcaaatTTGGTTTGTCCCTGCATTCTTTCCTGGTTGTcttttgtgggttttgaaaactttcccaatcctctgactgaggataagagttgggaagttatgttgtggctgaTAGGACATTGGGTagaccacttggaatattgtgtgtaattctggtctcgctcctatcagaatgatgttgtgaaacttgaaagggttcagaacacatttaaaacgatgttgtcagggtttgagctgaatgggctgggctgtttttccttgtgcaccagaggctgaggagtgactgagAGTCactaataaaatcatgagaggcatggatagggtaaatagacaaggacatttccctgggtgagagagtccagaaccaaagggcaAAAGGTTTAGAGTGGAGGAGGGCAAGATTTGAAAGGGTCCTAAggagtaaccttttcatgcagagagtggtgtgtggaaggaatgagctgccagaggaagtggtggatgttgatacagctatgacatttaaaaggcatctggataggtatttgaataggaaaggtttaaagggatatgggtaagtgctggcaaatgggactagatgaggccaggatatctggatggcccgaaggggctgttctgtgctgtaaatctgacTCTGGCTTGCCACTACCATTTGCCACGTCCGTATGTTTAGTTTCTCGCGGGTTGTCTGTGTCAATGTCTTGATGTCTCATTCCACCCACCAcataccaccaccacccaccacagGGACGATAACCAATTCATGTCTGTCTTTTTTTATCAAGAAGCTGTATTGCAGGTTCAACCTGAATTTGCACttcttttgcttcccaaaatcagacttgCTCACTCTCAGCAATATCCTGAAAGGTATTAACTTTCACGTGGTGTTATCCAAAATTCGCAGATGTCAGTCCTGACGTTTTTGCTTTTTATGTCCCTGTAAGATCCGGAATCAGCAACTTCAGGAGAATTAGTTTGAGCGGAGTGAGaatagaggaagagagagagagagagtgggatgctttcaattttgtggaacagcaaaagaaataaatgttctgcagaaagtggagtagcttgttctgaatttctaccctggactgaccgtgatgacttttgtaatctctttttccagagtatctgaagactgaagtttaaaaatcaacagatgaagggcctatgcctgaattgtcgattctcctgctgtttggatgctgcctgacctgctgtgctgttccagaaccgcacttttcaactcctctccagcatctgcagtccccactttcacatcaatgtctgacagtcactcaatccatcaggacctcaacgattttcaactatgattctgtgagaaggagcaaaacattttggttcctgtttcagacCATTTTCAGCATCAGCGGGACTGAATGAGAGTCTCTACTGTTACAGCACACTGTGTGtaaagcctgaaacagttatacggccagGAAAGAGGAATTTACTGTGGGCAGGGGCCATACATGGGGATGTAGCTGCGGCCATGGTGaaaccagaggaatcccacactgtggagaaaccgtggaagtgttgcGACTGCGGGAGAGGCTTCCATGCCCCATCTgtcctggagattcatcggcgaagtcacaccggggagaggccattctcctgccccgagtgcgggaaaggCTTTACCTGCTCCTCCCGCCTGCTGGACCACCGCCGAGTACACACTGGGGTgaagccattctcctgccctgagtgtgggaagggcttcacctactcctccCACCTGGTGGCCCACCAGCGCGTCCACGCTGGGGAAAGGCCCTtcccctgctctgagtgtgggaaggccttcagcataTCCTcggacctgctgaagcaccaacgggtccacagaggggagaggccattcagctgccctgagtgcgggaaggccttcagtgattcctctaccctgctgaggcaccagtgggtccacatcgGGAAAAGGCCGTTCTCGtgccctgagtgcaggaagggcttcacccgctcttcCGCTCTGCTGACCCATCTGCGAGTCCACACGGGTGAGAAGCCCTTtacctgccccgagtgcaggaggGCCTTCAGCAggtcttcccacctgctgaggcaccagcgagtccacactggggagaggccgtactCCTGCCTTCAGTGCGGAAAGTGCTTTACCCagccctccaacctgctgacccaccagcggatccacacccgCGAGAgaccgttctcctgccccgagtgcgggaagggtttTGCTGTTTCCTCTAACCTCGtggcccaccggcgggtccacacgggggagaggccattcagttgtcccgagtgcgggaaggccttcagcaattcctctgccctgcttaggcaccagcgtgtccacaccggagagaagccgttctcctgcccagagtgcgggaagggctttacccgctcctccacactactgacccaccagcgggtccacacaggggagaggccattcagctgccccgagtgcaggaaggccttcagcgattcctctgctctgctgaagcaccagcgagtccacaccggggagaggcccttcagctgccctgagtgcgggaagaggTTTACGTTTTCCCGCAATTTGCGGAAGCACCAACAGGGGCACCAGCGCTCACAACAGTCAGATTCCACAGCTAACACTGCTGTGAGTTCCCCCCAGGACTGATTCTCCTgacagtgggtgcagtgggagagttggtgcacTGTATTTGTTTTCCGTTGGACTGCAACCCcacggtggctcaggggtggcatggtgactcagtgattagcactgctgcctcatggcaccaggaaccaaggatcaattccacccttggggcaactgtctgtgtggagtttgtggagggtaggagaatggatgaGATAAGAAACCGCTGCCTTTCTTGAGACAAGTCTCCCGGAGAGAACTTGCTGACTGATTGTCTGATCTACTGATCCTCACAGTGCCCCATTGCCCTCAGTTAACTGGAGGAGGTCCACACAGATGTACCGAAgcccctctttggactgtggaaggaaacctgtgcagacagggaaaacatgcaaactccacacagacagttacctgaggctggaattgaacttgggtcccttatgctgtgaggtagcaatgcataGCAGTGTGCTATCCCAATATGTTATAAAATTTGAATAAACCTACTAAGTTGGAAATGTGTCCATAACAAGAACTTAGTGTAAATGTTTGGAAGCAAAAGTCCATCGGAATTGTCTTTGGGACGGATCCAAAACTAACTTCATTAATGATTGAAAATACTTTGATCTCTGGAACTGTCTGCCAGAGAGTGTGTTGGAGTCAGATTCAATTACGGTATTCAAAGTGGAGGTGGATcattaaactgaaaaggaaagcaaTTGCAGTGTTCAGTGAAGAATAGTACAAGGTACTGTAGTGGATTtcagaatatgagtttcctgattggggctgttcacTCACTCCTGTTACCATTTCAGGTTGCTGATTTTTCGTCAGCATCCTGCACATGTTGGGATTTTTTCTCCTTTCTAGTATCTACTTGAGTGACTCAGTGACAAATCTAGTTTATGAATTGTTCCTATGATATTCACAGTGCTATATAAATTGTTGTGGGTCACAATGTGTCCAAGTGAGGAAAAACAAACTGTTCatcttaaatatttatttttaaacaatggaaataaaattaatgtttggaAAACACACAACTTGCTGTGTAGTAAGATCATCAAAATTACGAATGGGAGTAAGTAATTGACCATTGAGCTGCTCTGtctttcatttatctaaattctctTTCCTGCACTTGTTTTTTTCATGACTTCATCTGCTGAAGTGactacactccaaaagcttgtgatttcaacatagaactaggagcaagagtcgGCCTTCCGgcccttcgagtaaaaaatgaggtctgcagatgctggagatcacagttgaaaatgtgttgctggttaaagctcagcaggtcaggcagcatccaaggaataggaaattcgacgtttcgggcatgaagggcttatgcccgaaacgtcgaatttcctattccttggatgctgcctgacctgctgtgctttaaccagcaactcacttccggcccttcgagtctgcttcaccactcaataaaatcatgactaatcttttcgtggactatactccacttacctgcgttttcaccatatcccttaattctttcatttttttcaaaaacgtATCTACTGCTTCTAGTGATTGCTGAAGTAATGTCAAATCCTTCCCTGggtaaggaattccatagatgaacaaccctctgggtgacgAAGTTTCTTCTCAGTTCAGTTTTAAACCTGCtacctctaatcttgaggccacgCGGTCATATCATAGTCTCACCTACCAGTGCAGCATCCTATTTCTATTTCTTTCATGATATATTTCTGTAAGATCTTCCAaacaacctgctggactataacatgATGTCATGTGACGTATGACTAAAAAATTTCTTATTACGTATCCTCAGAGCAGTGAGATTTCAGGGCTCGAAgattgggacactaccactgcgccaTAAAATAAAACCCTCTGCAGCAAATAGGTCCTCTTCTATTGAATGAATGGGGAGAGGTTTCTTCTCAACATGGGATACAAATATTATACCTTCAGAGCCCATTACACTAAATTGAGTCCTCTTCGGTTGAATGAATGGATGTGGAGATGCCACAGTTGAaatcgttaaaaatcacatccTCCCCCTGAATATGTGACACTACCGCTATAGCCCCAGAGCCCGTTGCAGTAAATTGGGTCAGCTGCTGTTGAATGAATGAACGGGAATGAAAAGGGCGGATACACGGACCCGATTGTGACATTCCCCACCAATCCCAAAGCTTGTGGTCCGTACCGACCAAtcggagagagagattgcagagggtGGGACAACACGACACGCAAACGCGGCCGCTATTGGTCAGGTGGAGTAAGATGCGATCTGATCGGAGGAGGCGTGGATGACGCGCGTCACAGAAGGTGGAGACGGAAtgaagaagataaacaaagatggCGGCGCGAGGCTGCGGTTTCTgacggagggaggggggcagacaggcatcgtttacctcagaaaatacctttAAAACACATTTCACATTAAAGTCGGAACTTTTCAAACAAGAGGTAACGGTTACCGGGTGAACGGGAAAGCAAATTAAAACTGTCggcggtggaggagagagagccgGCGCCCGCGGCTTCTTCGGCGGCGGCCGGAGCCCAGGAGCTCAACAACCCCCCGGAGCTGGAGGAAGGTCCGAGCTCCAAGAAGCGGGGGGTCCGGCTGGAGGCTGGATTTACTCAAGGCTtgtatctattaacttatttaaatggtacctactgtatgggggtatggtttacattaaaaccggaggatcatgtcagagtgtttgtttatattgagcagttgtagttggtaaaatacactccctggaggaacaccttctatgatgctgcatttcttaccttctgcccttcccccatttgTTATCTCTCATCTCAATTTTACATTTTCGGTCAAATCTAATATCACATTAATCAGCCTTGGATTTCACTGTATTATTAATTAATCTGTTGGATTattgtaaaacaaaattaatggtGTAATTTCGTTTATGATGTCTGAGTTTGACATTGAAGgtgcaggtgtgaataccagtaagttgtaaaaataaatcaagagcttgtccttttttaacaaaaaaaggaGTTTAATGATATTATTGGCACTGTCTCCTTGAGCATGAAGATTCAAGTCTGAGCAACAAACCATTTCATGCTGTCACCCAGTTTAATTCAAGTCGAAGAAAATAATTCTGGCAGGCTAAGATTTATACAACCCAAAATATGATTGATTATCTTGTGTATTCTTACC from Hemiscyllium ocellatum isolate sHemOce1 chromosome 27 unlocalized genomic scaffold, sHemOce1.pat.X.cur. SUPER_27_unloc_42, whole genome shotgun sequence includes:
- the LOC132808338 gene encoding zinc finger protein 239-like: MVKPEESHTVEKPWKCCDCGRGFHAPSVLEIHRRSHTGERPFSCPECGKGFTCSSRLLDHRRVHTGVKPFSCPECGKGFTYSSHLVAHQRVHAGERPFPCSECGKAFSISSDLLKHQRVHRGERPFSCPECGKAFSDSSTLLRHQWVHIGKRPFSCPECRKGFTRSSALLTHLRVHTGEKPFTCPECRRAFSRSSHLLRHQRVHTGERPYSCLQCGKCFTQPSNLLTHQRIHTRERPFSCPECGKGFAVSSNLVAHRRVHTGERPFSCPECGKAFSNSSALLRHQRVHTGEKPFSCPECGKGFTRSSTLLTHQRVHTGERPFSCPECRKAFSDSSALLKHQRVHTGERPFSCPECGKRFTFSRNLRKHQQGHQRSQQSDSTANTAVSSPQD